The following are from one region of the Pelagibius sp. CAU 1746 genome:
- a CDS encoding SCO family protein, producing MSIKTRLVLIAVLGLVLAGAGFTLWSTLQRSGIVSQQGEPAGRALIGGAFTLTDQNGERRSEADLVGTYSLIYFGYTYCPDVCPTSLSAMTQGLDLLAESAPDKAAAVRPIFITIDPERDTTEAMAAYAQHFHPRLMALTGTPEEVALAAKVYRIYYQKVTEQGSSDYLMDHSSIIYLMGPDGGYLTHYTHASTADDIAKGLAEQVDPALAAGS from the coding sequence ATGTCCATAAAAACCCGTCTCGTGCTGATCGCAGTGCTCGGCCTGGTGCTGGCCGGCGCCGGCTTTACTCTCTGGAGCACTCTTCAGCGCAGCGGCATCGTCAGCCAGCAAGGAGAGCCGGCCGGCAGAGCGCTGATCGGCGGCGCCTTCACGCTGACGGACCAGAACGGCGAGCGCCGCAGCGAAGCGGACCTCGTGGGGACCTACAGCCTGATCTACTTCGGCTACACCTATTGCCCGGACGTCTGCCCGACCTCGCTCAGCGCCATGACCCAGGGGCTCGACCTGCTGGCCGAGAGTGCGCCGGACAAGGCGGCGGCGGTGCGGCCCATCTTCATCACCATCGACCCGGAACGCGACACCACGGAAGCGATGGCCGCCTACGCCCAGCACTTCCACCCGCGCCTCATGGCACTGACCGGCACGCCGGAAGAGGTCGCCCTCGCCGCCAAGGTCTATCGCATCTACTACCAGAAGGTGACGGAGCAGGGGTCCAGCGACTATCTGATGGACCATTCCTCCATCATCTACCTCATGGGCCCGGACGGCGGCTACCTGACGCACTACACCCATGCCAGCACCGCCGACGACATCGCCAAGGGCCTGGCCGAGCAGGTCGACCCGGCGCTGGCGGCGGGAAGCTGA
- the ugpA gene encoding sn-glycerol-3-phosphate ABC transporter permease UgpA encodes MQHKRVIFQGRVLPYFLVLPQLVVTLVFFIWPASQALYQSVLLEDPFGFGSTFVWLDNFADLFADPSYLGSFKTTVVFSVGVTTLSMVAALVLAAMADRVVRGAMAYKTLLIWPYAVAPAVAGVLWWFIFNPTIGVFAYALQQLGYDWNHFLNGTDAMALVIIAASWKQISYNFLFFLAGMQAIPKSLIEAAAIDGAGPVKRFWTIVFPLLSPTTFFLLVVNVVYAFFETFGIVHATTSGGPAQSTNILVFKVYNDGFVGLDLGGSAAQSVILMVIVIALTVVQFRYIERKVQY; translated from the coding sequence ATGCAGCACAAACGCGTGATCTTCCAGGGACGGGTTCTGCCCTATTTCCTGGTCCTGCCGCAACTCGTCGTCACGCTGGTCTTCTTCATTTGGCCAGCGTCCCAGGCGCTTTACCAGTCGGTCCTGCTGGAGGATCCCTTCGGCTTCGGCTCGACCTTCGTCTGGCTCGACAACTTTGCGGACCTCTTCGCTGACCCCAGCTATCTGGGGTCCTTTAAGACCACCGTCGTCTTCAGCGTCGGCGTCACCACGCTTTCGATGGTCGCCGCTCTGGTCCTGGCGGCCATGGCCGACCGCGTGGTGCGCGGCGCCATGGCCTACAAGACGCTGCTGATCTGGCCCTATGCCGTGGCTCCCGCCGTGGCCGGCGTGCTGTGGTGGTTCATTTTCAACCCCACGATCGGCGTTTTCGCCTACGCCCTGCAGCAGCTTGGCTACGACTGGAACCACTTTCTCAACGGCACCGATGCCATGGCTCTGGTCATCATCGCCGCGTCGTGGAAGCAGATCAGCTACAACTTCCTGTTCTTCCTGGCCGGCATGCAGGCGATTCCCAAGTCGCTGATCGAGGCCGCGGCCATCGACGGCGCCGGTCCGGTGAAACGATTCTGGACCATCGTCTTCCCGTTGCTGTCGCCGACCACCTTCTTCCTGCTGGTGGTCAACGTGGTCTATGCCTTCTTCGAGACCTTCGGCATCGTTCACGCCACCACGTCGGGCGGTCCGGCCCAGTCGACCAATATCCTGGTCTTCAAGGTCTATAACGACGGCTTCGTCGGCCTCGACCTCGGCGGTTCGGCCGCTCAGTCGGTGATTCTCATGGTGATCGTCATCGCGCTGACGGTGGTCCAGTTCCGCTACATCGAACGCAAGGTGCAATACTGA
- the ugpE gene encoding sn-glycerol-3-phosphate ABC transporter permease UgpE, with protein MIENRPIVTLITHIVLLLGVMAVAFPIWLAFVASTYPVEGLVSGVLPLTPGDRFWENYGSALTGGVEAAGSPPVLLMMANSLIMALAIAIGKIAISIISAYAIVYFSFPFRATAFWIIFMTLMLPVEVRILPTYEVVANLGMLDTYSGLAIPLIASATATFLFRQFFLTIPDELLEAARVDGAGALRFFWDVVLPLSRTNIAALFVILFIYGWNQYLWPLLVTTDESYYTIVMGIQRMVAVPDSEPLWHLIMATAILAMIPPVFVVVAMQRLFVKGLVETEK; from the coding sequence ATGATCGAAAATCGCCCGATCGTCACCCTGATCACACACATCGTGCTGCTGCTCGGCGTGATGGCCGTCGCCTTTCCCATCTGGCTGGCCTTCGTCGCCTCGACCTATCCGGTGGAGGGACTGGTCTCCGGAGTGCTGCCGCTGACGCCCGGCGACCGCTTCTGGGAGAATTATGGATCGGCCCTGACCGGCGGGGTCGAGGCGGCGGGCAGTCCGCCGGTGCTGCTGATGATGGCCAACAGCCTGATCATGGCCCTGGCCATCGCCATCGGCAAGATCGCCATCTCGATCATCTCGGCCTACGCCATCGTCTATTTCAGCTTCCCTTTCCGCGCCACGGCCTTCTGGATCATTTTCATGACCCTGATGCTTCCCGTGGAGGTGCGCATCCTGCCGACCTACGAGGTGGTGGCGAACCTGGGAATGCTGGACACCTATTCCGGGCTGGCCATTCCGCTCATCGCCTCGGCGACGGCGACCTTCCTCTTCCGTCAGTTCTTCCTGACCATCCCGGACGAACTGCTGGAGGCGGCGCGGGTCGACGGCGCCGGCGCGCTGCGTTTCTTCTGGGACGTGGTGCTGCCGCTGTCCCGCACCAACATCGCCGCCCTCTTCGTCATCCTCTTCATCTACGGCTGGAACCAGTACCTCTGGCCGCTGCTGGTGACCACGGACGAGTCCTACTACACCATCGTCATGGGCATTCAGCGCATGGTCGCGGTGCCGGACTCGGAGCCGCTGTGGCACCTCATCATGGCCACCGCGATCCTGGCGATGATCCCGCCGGTTTTCGTGGTGGTGGCTATGCAGCGGCTCTTCGTCAAGGGCCTGGTGGAAACCGAAAAATAA
- a CDS encoding sn-glycerol-3-phosphate import ATP-binding protein UgpC has translation MAEISLRNVKKSYGNNAVIHGVSVDIADGEFIVIVGPSGCGKSTLLRMIAGLEVITEGEIAIGDRVVNNLEPKDRDIAMVFQNYALYPHMTVYDNMAYGLKIARKSKAEIDARVNEAAGILELEELLQRKPRQLSGGQRQRVAMGRAIVRQPAAFLFDEPLSNLDAKLRVQMRLEIKRLQRRLGTTSVYVTHDQVEAMTMADRLIVMNAGNAEQVDSPMAVYERPASLFVAGFIGSPAMNFLPAEIAADGATAALAGGSHVRLPSGGLSSLAGRRVTLGVRPEHLHPAGEGEATFALQSQLVETLGADTLVHGTLGGDGSGETLTLRLGGNAQLREGQSLGLAADPGELHFFDPESGRRIADL, from the coding sequence ATGGCAGAGATATCCCTGCGCAACGTGAAAAAGAGCTATGGCAACAACGCCGTCATCCACGGTGTTTCCGTCGACATCGCCGACGGCGAATTCATCGTCATCGTCGGCCCCTCGGGCTGCGGCAAGTCGACGCTTCTACGCATGATCGCCGGGCTGGAGGTGATCACCGAAGGCGAGATCGCCATCGGCGATCGCGTGGTCAACAATCTGGAGCCCAAGGACCGTGACATCGCCATGGTGTTCCAGAACTACGCCCTCTACCCGCATATGACGGTCTACGACAACATGGCCTATGGCCTGAAGATCGCCCGCAAGTCGAAAGCCGAGATCGACGCCCGTGTGAACGAGGCGGCGGGCATCCTCGAACTGGAGGAACTGCTGCAACGCAAGCCGCGCCAGCTTTCCGGCGGCCAGCGCCAGCGCGTCGCCATGGGCCGGGCGATCGTGCGCCAGCCCGCGGCCTTCCTTTTCGACGAACCGCTGTCCAACCTGGACGCCAAGCTGCGGGTGCAGATGCGCCTGGAAATCAAGCGTCTGCAACGCCGCCTCGGCACCACCTCGGTCTATGTCACTCACGATCAGGTGGAGGCCATGACCATGGCCGACCGCCTCATCGTCATGAACGCGGGCAACGCCGAACAGGTCGATTCGCCCATGGCGGTCTACGAGCGTCCGGCCAGCCTTTTCGTCGCCGGGTTCATCGGCTCGCCGGCCATGAACTTCCTGCCGGCGGAAATCGCCGCCGACGGCGCCACCGCGGCGCTCGCCGGCGGCAGCCACGTCCGCCTGCCGTCCGGGGGGCTTTCCAGCTTGGCCGGGCGCCGTGTCACCTTGGGCGTGCGTCCGGAGCATCTGCATCCGGCCGGCGAGGGTGAAGCGACTTTCGCGTTGCAGTCGCAACTTGTGGAGACTCTGGGGGCCGACACCCTGGTGCACGGTACGCTGGGCGGCGACGGTTCGGGAGAGACTTTGACCCTGCGCCTGGGCGGCAATGCGCAATTGCGCGAAGGGCAGAGCCTGGGGCTGGCCGCCGATCCCGGCGAGTTGCACTTCTTCGACCCTGAGAGCGGCCGGCGCATCGCCGACTTGTAG